The following proteins are encoded in a genomic region of Acidimicrobiales bacterium:
- a CDS encoding glutamine synthetase family protein, with protein MQSQEEFVLRMVEERGVRFVQLWFTDVLGTPKTFSITPAELENALEEGMTFDGSSIDGFSRVQESDVLARPDAKTFQILPWRTDEGAVARVFCDITNLDGSPFEGCPRHVLRRSLERARERGFSFYAAPELEYFYFADADPSHPPRFLDRGSYFELTVADLAGDLRKRTVLTLEDMGIPVEYAQHEDAPSQHEIDLRYTDALTMADTVMTVRLVVKEIAQERSVHASFMPKPMAGVQGSGMHTHFSLFEGDVNAFHDPGDEHGLSKVAKGFIAGLLRHASEITAVTNQWVNSYKRLVRGYEAPVHLSWARNNRSALVRVPVIKRGKVDSTRIEYRAPDPACNPYLAFAVVLAAGLKGIEEGYQLPPEAATNLYTMTPEELASEGIRPLPASLADAIAIMEGSELVAETLGEHVFEWFIRNKRAEWADYKTQVSQFELDRYLPQL; from the coding sequence ATGCAGAGCCAAGAGGAGTTCGTGCTGAGGATGGTGGAGGAGCGGGGCGTCCGCTTCGTCCAGCTCTGGTTCACCGACGTCCTGGGGACGCCGAAGACATTCAGCATCACGCCGGCCGAGCTGGAGAACGCCCTGGAGGAGGGAATGACCTTCGACGGCTCCTCGATCGACGGCTTCAGCCGGGTCCAGGAGAGCGACGTGCTGGCCCGGCCCGACGCCAAGACCTTCCAGATCCTGCCCTGGCGAACCGACGAAGGCGCGGTAGCCAGAGTCTTCTGCGACATCACGAACCTGGACGGCTCTCCCTTCGAGGGCTGCCCCCGCCACGTCCTGCGCCGAAGCCTGGAGCGGGCCCGGGAGCGGGGCTTCTCGTTCTACGCCGCCCCCGAGCTGGAGTACTTCTACTTCGCCGACGCCGATCCGTCCCATCCACCCCGTTTCCTCGACCGGGGCTCGTACTTCGAGCTCACCGTGGCGGACCTGGCGGGCGACCTGCGCAAGCGGACGGTGCTGACGCTCGAGGACATGGGCATCCCTGTCGAGTACGCCCAACACGAGGACGCCCCCAGCCAGCACGAGATAGACCTTCGCTACACCGACGCGCTCACGATGGCGGACACGGTCATGACCGTTCGCCTCGTGGTCAAGGAGATTGCCCAGGAGCGCTCCGTGCACGCCAGCTTCATGCCCAAGCCCATGGCCGGCGTGCAGGGATCGGGCATGCACACCCACTTCTCGCTTTTCGAGGGCGACGTGAACGCCTTCCACGATCCCGGTGACGAGCACGGCCTGTCCAAGGTCGCCAAGGGATTCATCGCCGGGCTCCTGCGGCACGCCTCGGAGATCACCGCCGTCACCAACCAGTGGGTCAACTCCTACAAGCGCCTGGTACGCGGCTACGAAGCCCCCGTCCACCTCTCCTGGGCCCGCAACAACCGATCGGCCCTGGTGCGGGTGCCCGTGATCAAGCGGGGCAAGGTCGACTCCACCCGGATCGAGTACCGAGCTCCCGACCCGGCCTGCAACCCCTACCTGGCGTTCGCGGTCGTCCTGGCCGCCGGGCTGAAGGGAATCGAGGAGGGCTATCAGCTGCCCCCGGAAGCCGCGACCAACCTCTACACCATGACGCCCGAGGAGCTGGCGTCCGAGGGCATCCGTCCGCTGCCGGCCAGCCTGGCCGACGCCATCGCCATCATGGAGGGCTCGGAGCTGGTCGCCGAGACCCTCGGCGAGCACGTGTTCGAGTGGTTCATCCGGAACAAGCGCGCCGAGTGGGCCGACTACAAGACCCAGGTGAGCCAGTTCGAGCTCGACCGCTACCTTCCCCAGCTGTAA
- the glnA gene encoding type I glutamate--ammonia ligase: protein MDRTPAEVLRLAQDEEIEIVDFRFCDLPGLTQHFSVPVTQLTEDGFEEGYGFDGSSIRGFQEIQESDMILVPDPNTAIVDPFRQHRTLNVNCFVKDPVTGESYTRDPRYVAKKAEDYLISTGIADTAYFGPEAEFFVFNDVRFDQDQRSAFYSVDSIEGIWNSGKDEGPNLGFKPRYKEGYFPVPPMDHFQDLRSEMILTMERVGIDVEVHHHEVGTAGQAEIDMRFDTLLSMADKLMLYKYVVKSVARDAGYTATFMPKPLFQDNGSGMHTHQSLWKGGEPLFYDETGYAGLSDEGRWYIGGLLHHAPAILAFAAPTTNSYKRLVPGYEAPVNLVYSQRNRSACCRIPLYSKSPKAKRVEFRCPDPSCNPYLAFSAMLMAGLDGVQNRIEPPDPVDKDLYDLPPEELALVPQVPGSLEAALDALESDQKFLQVGGVFTPDLLETWIDYKRTRELDEIRLRPHPWEFMLYYDI from the coding sequence GTGGATCGGACACCGGCCGAGGTGCTGCGCCTCGCCCAGGACGAGGAGATCGAGATCGTGGACTTCCGGTTCTGCGATCTGCCGGGGCTGACCCAGCATTTCTCCGTGCCCGTCACCCAGCTGACCGAGGACGGCTTCGAGGAGGGCTACGGCTTCGACGGCTCCTCGATCCGAGGGTTCCAGGAGATCCAGGAGTCGGACATGATCCTCGTGCCCGACCCCAACACCGCGATCGTGGACCCGTTCCGCCAGCACCGGACGCTCAACGTCAACTGCTTCGTCAAAGATCCCGTGACTGGAGAGAGCTATACGCGCGACCCGCGGTACGTGGCCAAGAAGGCGGAGGACTACCTGATCTCGACGGGGATCGCCGACACCGCGTACTTCGGTCCCGAGGCCGAGTTCTTCGTCTTCAACGATGTCCGCTTCGACCAGGACCAGCGGTCGGCCTTCTACTCCGTGGACTCCATCGAGGGCATCTGGAACTCCGGCAAGGACGAGGGTCCCAACCTCGGGTTCAAGCCCCGCTACAAGGAGGGGTACTTCCCCGTCCCGCCGATGGACCACTTCCAGGACCTCCGCTCGGAGATGATCCTCACCATGGAGCGCGTCGGGATCGACGTCGAGGTCCACCACCACGAGGTGGGCACGGCCGGCCAGGCGGAGATCGACATGCGCTTCGACACCCTGCTGTCGATGGCCGACAAGCTCATGCTCTACAAGTACGTGGTGAAGAGTGTCGCCCGCGACGCCGGGTACACCGCCACTTTCATGCCCAAGCCGCTGTTCCAGGACAACGGTTCGGGGATGCACACCCACCAGTCGCTGTGGAAGGGCGGCGAGCCGCTCTTCTACGACGAGACCGGCTACGCCGGGCTGTCGGACGAAGGACGCTGGTACATCGGCGGGCTTCTCCATCACGCCCCGGCCATCCTCGCCTTCGCGGCCCCGACGACCAACTCGTACAAGCGCCTGGTGCCCGGCTACGAGGCGCCCGTCAACCTGGTCTATTCCCAGCGCAACCGGTCGGCCTGCTGCCGGATCCCGCTCTACTCCAAGAGCCCCAAGGCCAAGCGGGTGGAGTTCCGTTGCCCCGATCCGTCGTGCAACCCGTACCTGGCCTTCTCGGCCATGCTCATGGCGGGCCTCGACGGGGTGCAGAACCGGATCGAGCCCCCCGACCCCGTCGACAAGGACCTCTACGACCTTCCGCCCGAGGAGCTGGCCCTCGTTCCCCAGGTCCCCGGCTCGCTCGAAGCCGCACTCGACGCCCTCGAGTCCGACCAGAAGTTCCTCCAGGTCGGTGGCGTCTTCACACCCGACCTGCTCGAGACGTGGATCGACTACAAGCGGACGCGCGAGCTCGACGAGATCCGTCTTCGGCCCCACCCCTGGGAGTTCATGCTCTACTACGACATCTAG
- the erpA gene encoding iron-sulfur cluster insertion protein ErpA, whose product MTSVNIGRRPSPIMLTDQAATKVADLLAQEGNAELALRVAVRPGGCSGFSYEMFFDSELESDDIVRSFGPVKVVVDPASAEQLTGATLDYKDGLQGAGFHITNPNATRTCGCGSSFS is encoded by the coding sequence ATGACGTCAGTGAACATCGGCCGGCGGCCCAGCCCCATCATGCTGACCGACCAGGCGGCGACCAAGGTGGCGGACCTGCTGGCCCAGGAGGGCAACGCCGAGCTCGCTCTGCGGGTGGCCGTGCGACCCGGCGGGTGCTCGGGCTTCAGCTATGAGATGTTCTTCGACTCCGAGCTGGAGAGTGACGACATCGTCCGCAGCTTCGGCCCGGTCAAGGTGGTGGTCGACCCGGCCAGCGCCGAGCAGCTCACCGGCGCCACCCTCGACTACAAGGACGGCCTTCAGGGGGCGGGCTTTCACATCACCAACCCCAACGCCACCCGCACCTGCGGGTGCGGTTCGTCCTTCAGCTGA
- a CDS encoding Mrp/NBP35 family ATP-binding protein codes for MPTKVVPPPPHEAVVAALRGVIDPELGDNVVDLGMVRGVRVADGGGVDVDLALTIAGCPLRTQLRGDVEARVGGLPGVISVQVHMAEMTGEERSRVMSRARWKARERPAETEIPPSARVVAVASGKGGVGKSSVTVNLAAALAARGLTVGLLDADIWGFSVPRMLGIEGRIEAEGTTEAWSMIPITKPVGSGQLKVVSMGFLAEGEDEAIMWRGLLLNRALQHFIENVRWGALDYLLVDMPPGTGDIQMGLARMLPRTELIIVTTPAVAAAKVATRAADMARKGYLRVAGVIENMTAFVCEHGQSYPLFGAGGGQRVADEIGAPLIGAVPLDPAVAAGGDSGNPVALDGEGPTAEAFAAIAGRLVDEVLPLVEMSGCTARMLDRVETALDG; via the coding sequence GTGCCCACCAAGGTCGTCCCTCCCCCGCCCCACGAGGCCGTCGTCGCGGCCCTGCGCGGCGTCATCGACCCCGAGCTGGGTGACAACGTCGTCGACCTCGGCATGGTCCGGGGCGTGCGGGTGGCCGATGGGGGCGGCGTCGACGTGGACCTGGCCCTGACCATCGCCGGGTGTCCCCTGCGCACCCAGCTGCGCGGTGACGTCGAGGCGCGGGTAGGTGGTCTCCCGGGCGTGATCTCGGTGCAGGTCCATATGGCCGAGATGACGGGTGAGGAGCGCAGCCGGGTGATGTCCCGGGCCAGGTGGAAGGCGCGGGAGCGGCCCGCCGAGACCGAGATTCCCCCGAGCGCGCGGGTGGTAGCCGTGGCGTCGGGGAAGGGCGGGGTGGGCAAGTCGTCGGTCACCGTGAACCTCGCCGCCGCGCTGGCGGCCCGGGGCCTCACCGTTGGGTTGCTCGACGCCGATATCTGGGGCTTCTCGGTCCCCCGCATGCTCGGCATCGAAGGGCGGATCGAGGCGGAGGGGACGACCGAGGCCTGGTCCATGATCCCCATCACCAAGCCCGTCGGCTCCGGGCAGCTGAAGGTGGTGTCGATGGGCTTTCTCGCCGAGGGTGAGGACGAGGCGATCATGTGGCGAGGACTGCTGCTCAACCGGGCCCTCCAGCACTTCATCGAGAACGTCCGCTGGGGCGCCCTCGACTACCTCCTCGTCGACATGCCGCCGGGCACCGGAGACATCCAGATGGGCCTGGCTCGCATGCTGCCGCGTACAGAGTTGATCATCGTGACCACGCCGGCCGTGGCGGCGGCCAAGGTGGCGACGCGGGCGGCCGACATGGCCCGCAAGGGCTACCTGCGCGTGGCTGGCGTGATCGAGAATATGACCGCCTTCGTGTGCGAGCACGGCCAGTCGTACCCGCTCTTCGGTGCAGGTGGGGGGCAGCGGGTGGCGGACGAGATCGGCGCCCCGCTGATCGGCGCCGTGCCACTCGATCCCGCCGTGGCGGCCGGAGGCGACAGCGGCAACCCGGTGGCGCTCGACGGCGAGGGGCCGACCGCGGAGGCGTTCGCCGCCATCGCCGGTCGCCTGGTCGACGAGGTCCTACCGCTCGTCGAGATGTCGGGCTGTACCGCCCGGATGCTCGACAGGGTCGAGACCGCCCTCGACGGCTGA
- a CDS encoding 2Fe-2S iron-sulfur cluster-binding protein: MPVSLVVDGREVEVPDDGSSLLEVLRDRLGLRSAKDGCSPQGQCGCCTVWIDGAPRVACVTPARRVAGRSVTTLDGLDPGSRQRWAEAFSATGASQCGFCTPGIVMRLAALEARAEGSVDEPAVGRALAAHLCRCTGWRTIVDAARLADSWRAGTTGAAVSRDVAAAAHRAALEGGTPQTVDVSVPLGAGGFADDTAPADALVAVPDGEGGWAVAETLRDARAAAGKVQGRRSTIPLGHPLEVPPGPWQQTLRTTWVEPAYLETDASWCRPGGEPASPLANGGAFGAKLASPAPDVARRLADEHGRPVRVLLSREDTVRMGPKRPPVAAGIGLDGTGLMRIVRTPGVADVIRSVAPGIVVEEVDVAGPQTSGAVRGAGWVEAAVLLAALAHLRDDSGPEGGSAVRVALASGATAEASIAPDGGVGVRVSCGPPLDDVVLRSYCTGAAHMALSWVRSEGLAVDEEGHPLDLTIRSFGILAARDMPTVDVEIARSEGSAVNGSDAVFAAVAAAAWIADGLPQDWPTGGPERRR; this comes from the coding sequence ATGCCCGTCAGCCTGGTCGTTGACGGTCGCGAGGTAGAGGTCCCCGACGACGGGTCCTCGCTCCTCGAGGTGCTGCGGGACCGGCTGGGCCTGCGCTCGGCCAAGGACGGCTGCAGCCCCCAGGGCCAGTGCGGGTGCTGCACCGTGTGGATCGACGGGGCGCCCCGTGTCGCGTGCGTGACGCCGGCGCGGCGAGTGGCGGGCCGCTCGGTGACCACGCTGGACGGCCTCGATCCGGGGAGCCGGCAGCGCTGGGCCGAGGCGTTCTCGGCCACCGGGGCCAGCCAGTGCGGGTTCTGCACGCCGGGGATCGTCATGCGGCTGGCGGCGTTGGAGGCGCGGGCCGAAGGCTCGGTCGACGAGCCGGCCGTCGGGCGTGCGCTCGCCGCCCACCTCTGTCGGTGCACCGGCTGGCGGACCATCGTGGACGCCGCTCGCCTGGCCGACAGCTGGCGGGCCGGCACGACTGGCGCCGCGGTGAGCCGCGACGTCGCCGCCGCCGCCCACCGGGCCGCCCTCGAGGGTGGGACACCCCAGACGGTGGATGTGTCCGTTCCGCTCGGCGCGGGCGGCTTCGCCGACGACACGGCGCCCGCGGACGCGTTGGTCGCTGTGCCCGACGGCGAGGGCGGGTGGGCCGTCGCCGAGACCCTGCGGGACGCTCGGGCCGCCGCTGGCAAGGTCCAGGGGCGGCGCAGCACGATCCCGCTGGGACACCCGCTCGAGGTGCCGCCCGGCCCGTGGCAGCAGACCCTGCGCACGACGTGGGTGGAGCCCGCCTACCTCGAGACCGACGCCTCGTGGTGTCGACCCGGAGGCGAACCGGCCTCGCCCCTGGCCAACGGCGGCGCCTTCGGCGCCAAGCTGGCGTCGCCAGCCCCCGACGTCGCCCGCCGGCTGGCCGACGAGCACGGGCGTCCCGTGCGGGTGCTGCTCTCCCGGGAGGACACCGTCCGGATGGGCCCCAAGCGGCCTCCGGTGGCCGCCGGTATCGGGCTGGACGGCACGGGGCTGATGCGGATCGTCCGAACCCCCGGCGTCGCCGACGTGATCCGCTCCGTGGCTCCCGGGATCGTCGTCGAGGAGGTGGATGTCGCCGGCCCGCAGACCTCGGGCGCCGTTCGCGGCGCCGGATGGGTCGAGGCGGCGGTGCTCCTCGCCGCGCTCGCTCATCTTCGAGATGACAGCGGGCCCGAGGGCGGCTCGGCGGTGCGGGTGGCGCTGGCGTCGGGAGCTACGGCTGAGGCGTCGATCGCGCCCGACGGCGGTGTCGGCGTTCGGGTGTCGTGCGGTCCGCCCCTCGACGACGTGGTGCTGCGCTCCTACTGCACCGGTGCCGCCCACATGGCGCTGAGCTGGGTACGGTCCGAAGGCCTCGCCGTCGACGAGGAGGGCCACCCCCTCGATCTCACCATCCGCTCGTTCGGCATCCTGGCGGCGCGCGATATGCCGACGGTCGACGTCGAGATCGCTCGCAGCGAGGGCTCTGCCGTCAATGGCTCCGACGCCGTCTTCGCCGCGGTGGCCGCGGCAGCGTGGATTGCCGACGGGCTGCCCCAGGACTGGCCGACCGGCGGACCCGAGCGCCGGCGTTGA
- a CDS encoding response regulator transcription factor has protein sequence MEPLLLFPDPAPANLVQALELAGYRWRAAGMAGQASASEPIEGWAGAVVSLEEDADGGLALCRALRKREPPLEPILLMVGSQQVENLPVREDIFDDFCLTPFRPAELGARLEHLLRRTGRGAQPELVEHGPLALNLETYQAAVEGRPLDLTYMEYELLRFLATHPGKVFTREILLSRVWGYEYFGGARTVDVHVRRLRAKLGEEHANLIQTVRSVGYRFGQPRWTL, from the coding sequence GTGGAGCCCCTCCTCCTCTTTCCGGACCCGGCTCCGGCCAACCTGGTCCAGGCTCTCGAGCTGGCCGGCTACCGGTGGCGGGCCGCGGGCATGGCCGGGCAAGCCTCGGCCAGCGAGCCGATCGAGGGGTGGGCGGGCGCCGTGGTCTCACTGGAAGAGGATGCCGACGGCGGCCTCGCCCTGTGCCGGGCCCTGCGCAAGCGGGAGCCGCCGCTCGAGCCCATCCTGCTGATGGTGGGCAGCCAGCAGGTGGAGAATCTCCCCGTAAGAGAGGACATCTTCGACGACTTCTGCCTGACGCCGTTTCGTCCCGCCGAGCTCGGCGCGCGTCTCGAGCACCTACTCAGGCGCACAGGACGCGGGGCGCAACCGGAGCTGGTCGAGCACGGGCCACTGGCGCTCAACCTGGAGACCTACCAGGCGGCCGTCGAGGGCCGGCCGCTCGATCTCACCTACATGGAGTACGAGCTCCTGCGGTTCCTGGCCACCCACCCCGGCAAGGTGTTCACCCGGGAGATCCTGCTGAGCCGGGTGTGGGGCTACGAGTACTTCGGTGGCGCGCGCACGGTCGACGTCCACGTGCGGCGGCTGCGGGCCAAGCTGGGCGAGGAGCACGCCAACCTCATCCAGACCGTCCGCTCGGTCGGCTACCGCTTCGGACAGCCGCGCTGGACGCTCTGA
- a CDS encoding helix-turn-helix domain-containing protein: protein MAKLAARTGAAREAAPPAVQQTPGTRQSLFRALGDRTRYAIYSEVASSAVPLSTSDIAEVLDLHPNTVRPHLERLRDVGLLEVESASQGSVGRPQHRYMLTADAPCLGLEPPAYPLLADLLAQLAAELGPRDDDVAEVGRSWGRHEAEMLGEPDGEAGDTGASEESPCVNALVAELAELGFDPTTDCSGSHTTVSFTRCPYRELAEAHPELVCCLHRGIVEGIVERMGGASVADFATLADQHPCRVELVVR from the coding sequence GTGGCGAAGTTAGCGGCACGGACGGGGGCAGCTCGGGAGGCGGCCCCGCCCGCTGTGCAGCAGACGCCAGGGACACGGCAGTCGCTCTTCCGGGCCCTTGGAGATCGCACGCGCTACGCCATCTACAGCGAGGTGGCGTCGTCCGCGGTTCCGCTCTCCACCTCCGACATCGCCGAGGTCCTCGACCTCCACCCCAACACCGTCCGACCACACCTCGAGCGGCTGCGGGACGTCGGCCTGCTCGAGGTCGAGTCGGCCAGTCAGGGGAGCGTGGGGCGGCCCCAGCACCGGTACATGCTCACTGCCGATGCTCCCTGCCTCGGCCTGGAGCCGCCCGCGTACCCGTTGCTCGCCGACCTTCTGGCCCAGCTGGCCGCCGAGCTCGGCCCGAGGGACGACGACGTCGCCGAGGTCGGCCGGTCGTGGGGCCGGCACGAGGCGGAGATGCTCGGCGAGCCCGATGGAGAGGCCGGGGACACTGGTGCCTCCGAGGAGAGCCCGTGCGTCAACGCCCTCGTGGCCGAGCTGGCCGAGCTGGGCTTCGACCCGACCACCGACTGCTCCGGGTCCCACACGACCGTGTCGTTCACCCGCTGCCCGTACCGGGAGCTGGCGGAGGCGCACCCGGAGCTGGTCTGCTGCCTGCACCGGGGCATCGTGGAGGGCATCGTCGAGCGGATGGGCGGGGCGTCGGTCGCCGATTTCGCCACCCTGGCCGATCAGCATCCCTGCCGGGTGGAGCTCGTTGTCCGGTAA